A genomic region of Halomonas aestuarii contains the following coding sequences:
- a CDS encoding histone deacetylase family protein has product MAEPNSVIAFYDERMLAHEPNIEVPFLPGRMDKRVRSLLSGLGVPWKYPEHPARLTAIRHLLDLEPVPGVTFETGMAATREQLSRVHTNSYLDSIYQLRGKSAWLDVDTTAVSPGSLEAAEIAAGTAIAAVEAVVEGRAESSFALVRPPGHHAEPVRARGFCLFNNVAVAAAHARAALGCQRVMIIDWDAHHGNGTQDIFWADPDVLFLDIHRASPFYPGSGNLEEVGVGLGDGTIVNVPLPADAGDAAYLKAFHEILVPAAEWFKPDLILVSAGFDPHSHDLALNVSYDGFSAMTGILQGLARRQCGGRLAFVLEGGYNLISLSRGVRSVLKVLAGDEPPEPGQRGLAEVEAAAAFHRPAFVIEPEASDTPPDAGQDRQ; this is encoded by the coding sequence GTGGCCGAACCGAACAGCGTGATCGCCTTCTATGACGAGCGGATGCTGGCCCATGAGCCCAACATCGAGGTGCCCTTCCTGCCGGGGCGCATGGACAAGCGAGTCCGCTCATTGCTGTCGGGCCTGGGCGTGCCCTGGAAGTATCCCGAACACCCCGCCCGGCTCACCGCCATCCGACACCTGCTGGACCTCGAGCCGGTGCCCGGCGTGACCTTCGAGACGGGCATGGCCGCCACGCGCGAACAGCTGTCGCGCGTCCACACCAACTCCTATCTCGACAGCATCTACCAACTGCGCGGCAAGAGCGCCTGGCTGGACGTGGATACCACCGCCGTGTCTCCCGGCAGCCTCGAGGCCGCCGAGATCGCCGCCGGCACCGCGATCGCCGCCGTGGAAGCGGTGGTCGAGGGGCGCGCGGAGAGCAGCTTTGCGCTGGTGAGGCCCCCCGGACACCATGCCGAACCGGTGCGCGCCCGCGGCTTCTGCCTGTTCAATAACGTGGCGGTGGCGGCGGCCCATGCGCGGGCCGCGCTGGGCTGCCAGCGGGTCATGATCATCGACTGGGACGCCCACCACGGCAACGGCACCCAGGACATCTTCTGGGCCGACCCGGATGTGCTGTTTCTCGACATCCATCGGGCCTCGCCCTTCTATCCCGGCTCAGGGAACCTCGAGGAGGTCGGGGTGGGCCTCGGGGATGGCACCATCGTCAACGTGCCGCTGCCGGCCGATGCCGGCGACGCCGCCTATCTCAAGGCCTTCCACGAGATCCTGGTCCCGGCGGCCGAGTGGTTCAAGCCCGACCTGATCCTGGTCTCGGCGGGGTTCGACCCCCACAGCCACGACCTGGCGCTGAACGTCTCCTATGACGGCTTTTCCGCCATGACCGGCATCCTGCAGGGCCTGGCACGCCGGCAGTGCGGAGGAAGGCTGGCCTTCGTGCTGGAGGGGGGCTACAACCTGATATCGCTGTCGCGTGGCGTCAGGTCGGTGCTGAAGGTACTGGCCGGCGATGAGCCACCGGAGCCCGGCCAGCGCGGCCTTGCCGAGGTGGAGGCCGCGGCGGCCTTTCATCGCCCCGCCTTCGTCATCGAACCGGAAGCCTCGGATACCCCGCCCGACGCCGGCCAGGATCGGCAGTAA